ttcattttttttggcTTTTTACCTGAAACACCAAAGGTAAGGCTCGGCAAAGATCCTTGTCGAATATTTTAAGAACGGTATCCTTTGTTATGTGAGGTGGAAAGATACTACCATCGGTACCCATTATACTGTCGCAACTTGGGCTCGACCAATGGCCCAATGTCTCCTTACCGTTCCATTTTTCCATTATTCCGTACTTTGTTACATCATTATCACCCGTAAAAATAGTATACCAATCAGGTTGAGTGCCATTCTTTCCATATAATAAACCAAACTGATCGTAGGGTAACTTTTGTTCCTTCGGTACAACGTCTTTGGCCAATTTTAAAAGTGGATCCTCATATCCCCATAGTAATTGTTCGACTGATACCTCGACGAAtggttttatctttaatatgtCCATAATCGAGGCCATTGCGAGTCTCAGGAAACGTGCCGCGTACTTTGATTGACTCGTTGCCGATAACATTGGAACATTTGGTACGACGACGAGATCATCGTCAGAACCCGATGATAATTcctattaaatgaaaaaaaaaaaaaaaaaaaaaaaaaaaaaaaaaaaaaaaattacgaatttttaacttacgtacattttatttataatctctatagaaattattagattagattttacaaattaattctttatcgacaaattttattatcaatttataatctatttcatatttgtaTTCTCATAAGGTTTAtgttgataatataaataattaatttatcgtgaaaaagaaaagaaaagaaaagaaaagaattcattaaaatattaatcaggaaatcaataaaaattatgaaacaaagaaataaataaaaatgttctttgTGTCGTATTACGAAGAGAATCTTAATTTTtgatagaaagaaggaaagatataaacgaagaaagacaaaaaaaaaaaaaaaaaagaaaaaaagaaaaaaaagaaagaaaaggaaagaaaggaaatgtgAAGAAAATTTGCATAAAAAGAGGACAATGGGAAAATATTGGAATAcgagggggaaaagaaaaaaaatactatctatgagaaatataaatttaaatcaatgTCCTATTCCTTCTTTAATGATTATCTTGACAATACAAATAGTTATTTTCCGTGCTGATGCATGACATATTACGTGCAGTATTGAATTATTAACATCGATAAGACGTCTTGTCTGAATTAATCACGTATTTCAGTATTATCCATTATCTGGAAAATTCGTtggatttcattttattatatcgcaatattatatattagtttgaaagatgaaaaatcatacgtatgaaaaattcaatatcaATACTATCATccgtatctattatttttttactcttcttcttttttctttcttttttcattttcttcttttttatttttttccttttttcctttttcctttttctttcacattacTTCTGCCATCAATAAGATCTATGATATCTCTCATTGATTCGTTGTTCttcgatcgagaaaaagattatcaattaacaagaaataaatgtttaataaggGAGTATCAAGGAGGAATCGAGATTTATTCACATTTCGATGTAAATcgagaataattaaatcaCGTATGTCACgacctcttctttctttcttcttcttcttcttcttttttttctatttctcttttttttttttttggttttacCCACTTTAATAAAACACgcttgaaaaaaatgaaacaacatCTTTTATGAAACGAGAAAAACGTTCGCATATGGAAATCTGTAATGTGTAATGTAAATGCAAATATATCgtacgtatctctctctctctccctctctctctatgtatatatatatatatatatatatgtgtgtgtgtgtgtgtgtgtgtgtatgtacatatttactgatagatatcttgaaaatttattcttcaaCTTTTCTTAAGTAAAAGGATATAACGCGAGTCAAAAGAGTTAAAAGGTTTTCAGAGATTCTCTTTCGTATCGTGAAAATATCGACGTCTCGTTTCGTACTCgtgaaaaatagagaaaaagtcgACGTTTTCGAAATGATCGtaaaagcgaagaaaaaaatacgaaagaaaaagaaaaaaaaaaaaaaaaagacaaaaaaagacaaataaccAAAGAAGAAagcgtatttatttatttatatatatatatatatatatatatatatatatatattttttttttctattctcgtttgtcgtcgtatttttttcgatcgcaaaataaaaacgaaataacaaaaaaaaaaaaagaaaaagaggggggaaaaaagaaagaaaatttatgcaaCTTATTCATTGTTAATCAATATAACATCCATAAATCCGAATCTACGAACgtgtaaaaatcaattatacaCTTTTATGTTtacttttctcctcctcctcctcctcctcctcctccttcttatATCGCCATTTTATTGAGTCTtgcaaataataatcttttgtcAAGTCCTTGATTCCGCGATACGATAGGTATTCCATTTCAAGATTCTTTTCTACTACTATATAACTAGAAGATATAATCTATTGGAATTCTAGttgatttcaataataatttaatgaaacatgagaaaaattaaataataaattattattattattattattattattattattattactattattatcgtatttgctCTTACGTGCGTGTGTgattagaaggaaaaaaaaaaaaaagggaaaagaaaaactaaaggaaaagaaaaaaaaaaaaaaagaaaagaaactcgaagttattatcataaaagttatgtaattttgttttttttctttttttgtgtgtgttttttttttttcgaatattttaaaactagCATGATCAATGAAAATCAACGATATACTttcagatacatatataaatttcaatcgcAATTACTTCACAGGTAAACTCGTATAGAGTTATCACCTTCGTCATTGGTGAAAGTTTCTTGAACGTTTTATTATGCATGTTACCTTCGCATGGTTTCATAGACCTTCTTTTAAGTTTCTTACAACGTTCGTTATATTGAAAACTCTTAcatgttagaaataattataaatgaaaaatattacgatcgaTAATCTAATGACGAAATGTTTTCGACATTATAAATCGTAAATTCCATTAGaaccattattatttaattattttctatgtcatATGTAATACAATGATATGTTTATTAGCGGTATTTATGATAACGTAATTGTGcagttattataaaataaagaaaactaacGCAAATTCTTTTCAACTCTTAAACGTAAGTATAgctacatttatatatatatatatatatatatatatatatatatatatatatatatatatatatatatattgtaatttaataaaacgtgaaaagaattgaatgataaattgatttatatctaCTCTTACGTAGGTAtgtaattggaaaaaaaaacaaaaaaaaaacaaaaaaaaagaaaaaagaaacaaaagcaaacaaaaagaaaaaaaaacaaaattgaatcagaaatcaaaattattatcataaacatATGATttgcaattatatatatagtgtgatcgaatatatcgtaaagaatatatcattaatactgTTAGATATTATCAGTTTCAAGTAGCAGAAATAAGATTCAAGTATGTAAATATTGATCTTTCAAGTGGCAATCATATAATGACTTTTACGATCTATAAATTTTCCAAGAATAATAATCTGCGTTTTGATCATTTTCAAGAAGACAAAAGATGAAGTTTCATTTGAAGGAAGAGAAATCGTACGATACGTTCCACGATGTCTAAGGTCATAAGGTCCGTCGTTCAAAAGGACGTTTGAGATGTggtaaagaaacaaaaaaaaaaaaataaaataaaaggaaaagagagagagagagagagagaagaaagtaagACTCGGTGATTAATTAAAACCACAGATTCCGGTTCGTCGTCAATGACGGAACGATGACGACTCGAATGATCTTTCCAAGAAATATAAAGTTTAAGTTcgttttttctgattttttttttctcttcctcttcttcttcttcttccttcttctattttccaCATTCAAGATGAAcgttcaattataaatattcatataatgatattaattcacAAAGCGCAAAGAgaatcaattcttttctttttcttggtttttctttccttttttttctttttttttgttcgaagaaaaagaagaagaagaagaagaagaagtagaagaagaaaagtcaaTTTGACTTTTGTATTTATTCCGtctttaatatttacgtaGATCGAAAGATCAGACGTCGGAAAGTGAATACTCGAGAGAGCttagttaaataataatacgaaaagaGGTACTTTGCCGTTGACAACAGATTTCAAATCTcgttatcaaattaattattattagaaaaatttccgTAAACcgatagatattatttcgattcgTATTTCCATCGAATGTTATCGGTActcatacatttttctttccattcctttttctttttctcttttatattgttcacggtataaaatttttcatcgtcgttcaaaatgaaatacaaattaaatataaattaaatatcaattaaatataatcaaatattatacgaGTAATATCAAAGTATATCAATTGTCGTTCATTGTTATACTTGACAAATTTCTATGATACGTAAGAACGAACAAATGAGTCGAATTTCGAgatggggtggggtggggggggggtgggaggggaggggaggggaaaggtgagaggagggggggtgggaaagaaagaaagaaagaaaaaaatcaaaaagaaaaggaaagagaagattaaaaaaaaaaaaaaaaaaaaaaaaaagaaaaaagaaaaaaaagcaaaaggaaggatagagaaaaagaaagaaatctttataAATCGACTTACCGGCGTAAAAACGTATTGCTTTCGAATTTTATAGCTGACCGTATCATTTTCGTTGAACTTTATCTCAACTTTCTCCCAGCGCTGCGAATAAACGTACGGTCCGAGCTCGTCTAACACTGGTTTCTCGCCGTTGTTCAAGAATTCATCGGCATTCGTGACGTTATAAATGTACACGTGCAAACGTGGTATAACAGGCGGTGCTTTCCACCAGCCATAAGTCCTTCCAATGCGATCTGCTTGTTCACGATGATATTTATCAACTGAGGAAATAGAGCCGCTAATATTGCGGCAATAACGATCAGAAGGACGCCGAAGGCCACAGCGGCCCCTgtaaaaacaagagagagaaaaaaataattgaagggaaaaaaaaaaagaaaacaaagaaaaaaaaaaaaaaagggaaaacaaaTGCGTAGACAAACAAATGaccttcattattatttacatactatcgatatttaaacgtacgtaagaaaatgataaatatattgatgTAATTGAAGTTGGAACTTAGTTCGagattttatatcgaattaagAGAAGACACGAAAAAAACAAgaccttcctctctctctatctatctctttctttctttctttctttctttctttctttttatctttaattatccaagaaattctaagaaaaaaaaaaaaaaattaaaaaaaagaagaatgaaagatataaaagagggATGAAGCATGAAAATTTGCTGGTTAACGATTTAAATCAGTGAAGAAGAATTAGAAGAAACCGGtctgttgtatatatatatataaatatacgaaagTTCCAATGTCAAGGTCCAAGAGTCAAGGTAGACGACTATCATGCCAGGGGGCTTAGAATTAACGAGATAGACAGACTTCTTCATGTTATATGTGAGCTTTACAACAGACAtcctttatgtttttttttttttgcttgttatttattcaccttttttttcttttcttcttgttcctcTTCATAAATAATCAACGACAATGgcaacgaaatgaaatataaaaagttaaacgATTGTATATTCGCAAGGATATCGAGATAGGTTCGTTAATTGGCCATCCGTAATGGCCATTcaactatattttattattaaatatattttattatcaaaaatggCTACAATTTTATTGACTTTACCATGAACATtgacataaagaaaaatatctcttttGCTCGGAGTTGATGCTAATGAAGATGGTAAAAGTATAAATGGTagaacatttaaaataattcatatcttttttgaaataaaagagaaaggtcacattatgatattttgtaataataaaatgttgaaATGAA
This Vespa velutina chromosome 22, iVesVel2.1, whole genome shotgun sequence DNA region includes the following protein-coding sequences:
- the LOC124956553 gene encoding LOW QUALITY PROTEIN: scavenger receptor class B member 1-like (The sequence of the model RefSeq protein was modified relative to this genomic sequence to represent the inferred CDS: inserted 1 base in 1 codon), yielding MRVNRGICAKLQGGFLRRWWAAVAFGVLLIVIAAILAALFPQLINIIVNKQIAXGRTYGWWKAPPVIPRLHVYIYNVTNADEFLNNGEKPVLDELGPYVYSQRWEKVEIKFNENDTVSYKIRKQYVFTPELSSGSDDDLVVVPNVPMLSATSQSKYAARFLRLAMASIMDILKIKPFVEVSVEQLLWGYEDPLLKLAKDVVPKEQKLPYDQFGLLYGKNGTQPDWYTIFTGDNDVTKYGIMEKWNGKETLGHWSSPSCDSIMGTDGSIFPPHITKDTVLKIFDKDLCRALPLVFQKEVTTSGGVPGYRFTPPTNVFASPDKVHSQQCFCPTGPPCAPEGTFNVSVCQYDSPVLLSFPHFYMADPALREAVIGVSPAEQEKHELYIDVQPMMGTALRARARMQINLAVSQVRDIKQVASFPDIVFPIMWFDDVIDELPPEMRSLLKMAVDLPPVARAAVSGGLAALGVIILIGALCCLARAAKRQEKLHLSNPLPANTTNNKTGQLNPAFQTSK